In Drosophila yakuba strain Tai18E2 chromosome 2R, Prin_Dyak_Tai18E2_2.1, whole genome shotgun sequence, a single genomic region encodes these proteins:
- the LOC6529249 gene encoding sodium/hydrogen exchanger 3 isoform X27 produces the protein MSIRTEQDYDSATPALQQQMNLARRACWRIKSSSSESLFKNIVSAKTDTDTVPPPPSKDKNKTRIEPQTAPAKRNTSSNWRDMFSKRMLLICALVLILGISQAQARPNTIAVGVAPGKVSQDILNPVTQLNLRQSTPVDAVDVSLDPTPSVRLPRAEPLKSGDQDAGESHKMERYPLSSVDFARVKTPFIIGIWILSASIAKIGFHMTPKLHLIFPESCLLIVVGVVIGVVLYFCTDVAVSPLTPNTFFFYMLPPIILDAGYFMPNRLFFDNLGTILLMAVVGTIFNIATIGGSLYACGKMGIYGESETPGLMDVFLFASLISAVDPVAVLAVFEEIHVNEILYIVVFGESLLNDAVTVVMYHMMESYNEIGLDKIIAQDIASGVGSFFVVALGGTAIGIIWGFLTGLVTRFTDHVRVIEPIFIFVMAYLAYLNAEIFHMSGILAITFCGITMKNYVESNISQKSHTTVKYALKMLSSSAETIIFMFLGVATVNNMHVWNTWFVVLTIAFCSVFRVIGVILLSALANRFRLHKLSRVDQFVMSYGGLRGAVAFALVLLVDENVVKQKNMFVTTTIAVIYFTVFLQGITIKPLVKILNVKRANKRKPTMNERIHERFMDHLMAGIEDIVGKTGNYNVRDKFKRFDNRFIRPLLIRDLKGAEPKIIETYSKLTMRDAMEVMRRNPSTIGQMTGTESMSALFRNYTNNYIGGSPSLTNLDNTCSRNLDMAELDYNPSKKDLTDARIHHLLAEELKPYRRHRRLSYSRHAVDDRDLSTQVNYKMQMNFRRMFNDRKHHKRSKRGASNKEAKENVKQNHVSFHDFQQNGTTKQLTNAEECQQNPNEINVVGPSDDWDDGLTFTAKSSPDSDRANNNSLIAHIQNLPGFDASKARIVVQHYAPRADDYPDTDLESPEQAIGPTAAELILPWRRDRSYQSIVAEHPIPEEDRNLSRESDGERRVATPTATESQLPWKRQGDECTDAVQQNEFPAWASNKEYLAYNSPSATFLGGINKPKQPKSVIGLFRRESSSSKAGSVGIGSTGAMDSAATGSDTMMVPMSSQPPNTPSSSMHNPRLDKRSQSISSSSLGAGAHQLGPEGHSGPFPITASHRRNVRRGSMLELSGDTIPEESSYQHGHSKSLCEPADSDEWEGAPLSTAGGANSELLMRMSGREPLLPRPSNTPRAQIRRMNAGAVGGAGVSQAGRKNQVTKALLDYEDSETDSDENDDDEDEDFDSYDDENIVVTTFTTPASGRRSGSSPGSGSEANTATTTTTSIRLTRNNDESII, from the exons ATGAGCATCCGCACGGAGCAGGATTACGACAGTGCCACTCCGGCGCTGCAACAGCAAATGAATTTGGCCCGAAGAGCCTGCTGGAGGATCAAATCCTCCAGCTCGGAATCCCTCTTCAAAAATATAGTTTCTGCaaaaacagatacagatacagtaccaccaccaccatcaaaagataaaaacaaaacgagaaTAGAGCCACAGACAGCGCCCGCGAAACGCAACACATCCTCCAACTGGCGGGATATGTTCAGCAAGAGGATGCTGCTTATTTGCGCCCTAGTCCTGATCCTTGGAATTTCCCAGGCCCAGGCCCGGCCCAACACGATTGCTGTGGGAGTAGCTCCGGGAAAGGTCAGCCAAGATATTCTAAATCCGGTCACCCAGCTAAAT CTGCGCCAGTCGACGCCCGTGGATGCGGTAGATGTGAGCCTGGATCCAACGCCATCGGTGAGGTTGCCACGTGCCGAGCCATTGAAATCCGGTGACCAGGATGCCGGCGAGAGCCACAAAATGGAGCGGTATCCCCTCTCCAGTGTGGACTTTGCTCGGGTAAAGACGCCGTTCATCATCGGAATCTGGATCCTGTCGGCTAGTATAGCTAAAATCG GTTTCCATATGACGCCCAAGCTGCATCTAATATTTCCGGAATCGTGCCTCCTAATTGTCGTGGGCGTGGTAATTGGCGTGGTGCTCTATTTCTGCACCGATGTTGCCGTCTCCCCGCTGACTCCCAATACCTTCTTCTTCTACATGCTGCCACCGATTATCCTGGACGCAGGCTACTTTATGCCCAATAGATTGTTCTTCGACAACCTGGGCACCATCCTGCTGATGGCGGTGGTCGGAACCATCTTCAACATAGCCACCATCG GTGGCTCGTTGTACGCCTGCGGAAAGATGGGAATTTACGGGGAAAGCGAGACTCCGGGTCTAATGGACGTGTTTCTATTTGCCTCACTGATATCTGCTGTGGATCCGGTGGCCGTTTTGGCCGTATTCGAGGAGATACATGTGAATGAGATCCTGTATATTGTCGTCTTTGGCGAGTCCTTGCTGAACGATGCTGTCACG GTTGTGATGTACCACATGATGGAGTCCTACAATGAGATAGGCTTAGACAAAATCATCGCCCAGGACATCGCCAGCGGCGTGGGTTCCTTTTTTGTGGTTGCACTGGGTGGCACTGCCATAG GCATCATCTGGGGCTTTCTCACTGGCTTAGTAACCCGATTCACCGATCACGTGCGTGTCATAGAAcccattttcatatttgtgaTGGCGTACTTGGCGTATCTTAATGCGGAAATATTCCACATGAGCGGCATTTTAGC CATCACTTTCTGTGGTATCACAATGAAAAACTATGTGGAATCGAATATTTCACAAAAGTCGCATACGACTGTTAAATATGCCTTAAAGATGTTATCCAGTTCGGCGGAGACCATTATATTTATGTTCCTAGGCGTGGCCACTGTGAACAACATGCACGTATGGAATACGTGGTTTGTGGTATTGACCATTGCCTTCTGTTCAGTTTTTCGTGTAATTG GTGTCATTTTGCTATCGGCCCTTGCCAATCGCTTCCGTCTGCACAAATTGTCCCGGGTGGATCAGTTTGTGATGTCGTACGGAGGATTGCGTGGTGCAGTGGCCTTTGCCCTAGTACTGTTAGTGGACGAGAATGTGGTCAAGCAGAAGAACATGTTTGTTACCACAACGATAGCTGTGATTTACTTTACTGTCTTCCTGCAAGGAATCACTATTAAGCCGCTGGTGAAAATCCTTAATGTGAAGCGCGCTAATAAACGCAAGCCAACCATGAACGAGCGAATTCATGAAAGG TTCATGGATCACTTGATGGCTGGAATTGAGGATATAGTGGGCAAAACGGGCAACTACAATGTGCGGGATAAGTTCAAGCGTTTCGACAATCGCTTCATTCGTCCGCTGCTGATCAGAGATCTTAAG GGAGCTGAGCCAAAGATCATCGAGACGTACTCCAAACTGACAATGCGCGATGCCATGGAAGTCATGAGGCGAAATCCATCCACTATTGGCCAGATGACGGGAACCGAGTCTATGAGCGCCCTTTTCCGGAATTATACCAATAACTATATTGGCGGCAG TCCCAGTCTAACAAATCTAGACAATACTTGCTCACGTAATCTGGACATGGCTGAGCTGGATTATAATCCCTCTAAGAAGGATCTGACCGATGCCAGGATACATCATCTTTTGGCCGAAGAACTGAAGCCTTATAGAAGG CACCGTCGTCTTAGTTATAGCCGACACGCAGTAGATGACAGAGACTTGTCCACTCAG GTCAATTACAAGATGCAAATGAACTTCAGGCGCATGTTTAATGATCGAAAACATCACAAACGCAGCAAACGTGGTGCCAGCAACAAG GAGGCCAAGGAGAACGTTAAGCAGAATCACGTCTCTTTCCATGACTTTCAACAAAACGGCACCACTAAGCAGCTGACCAATG CAGAAGAGTGCCAACAGAATCCCAACGAGATCAATGTTGTTGGCCCGAGCGACGATTGGGATGATGGCCTGACGTTCACCGCCAAATCATCAC CTGACTCGGACCGTGCCAATAACAATTCCCTGATAGCCCACATCCAAAACCTGCCGGGTTTCGATGCCTCCAAGGCCCGTATCGTCGTCCAGCACTATGCGCCCAGGGCCGACGACTATCCGGACACAGATCTAGAGTCCCCGGAACAGGCCATTGGGCCCACGGCCGCCGAATTGATATTGCCGTGGCGGCGGGATCGTTCATACCAGAGCATTG TGGCCGAACATCCCATTCCCGAGGAGGATCGTAATCTGTCCCGCGAATCCGACGGAGAAAGGCgtgtggccacgcccaccgccacGGAATCCCAGTTGCCTTGGAAACGGCAGGGTGACGAATGCAcggatgcagtgcagcagaACGAGTTCCCCGCTTGGGCCTCCAACAAGGAGTACTTGGCCTACAATTCCCCCAGTGCAACATTCCTAG GTGGTATAAACAAGCCTAAACAGCCAAAGTCCGTCATAGGTCTCTTCCGACGTGAGAGTTCTAGCTCGAAGGCCGGGAGCGTTGGCATCGGCAGCACAGGAGCCATGGACTCTGCCGCCACTGGCTCCGACACGATGATGGTGCCCATGTCCAGCCAGCCGCCCAACACTCCATCGTCGTCCATGCACAATCCGCGGCTGGACAAGCGCTCCCAGTCGATTTCGTCCAGTTCTCTGGGCGCTGGAGCGCATCAGCTAGGTCCGGAGGGTCATTCCGGCCCATTTCCGATTACGGCCAGTCACCGGCGGAACGTACGCAGGGGCTCCATGCTTGAGCTAAGCGG AGACACAATACCAGAGGAGTCGTCGTACCAGCATGGACACTCCAAGTCCTTGTGTGAGCCGGCGGACTCGGATGAATGGGAGGGAGCACCATTGTCCACAGCTGGTGGAGCGAACAGTGAGCTTTTAATGCGAATGAGCGGCAGGGAACCgctcctgccacgcccatccaACACGCCTCGTGCCCAGATCCGTCGCATGAACGCCGGTGCGGTGGGCGGGGCTGGCGTGAGTCAAGCGGGCCGGAAAAACCAGGTGACCAAGGCGCTGTTGGACTACGAGGATTCCGAAACCGACTCCGATGagaatgatgatgatgaggacgaggacTTTGATTCCTACGATGACGAAAACATTGTGGTCACCACTTTTACAACACCGGCCTCGGGCAGAAGATCGGGATCTAGTCCAGGATCCGGATCAGAAGCCAACACCGCCACTACCACCACGACTAGCATTAGGCTTACCCGCAACAACGACGAAAGCATCATTTGA
- the LOC6529249 gene encoding sodium/hydrogen exchanger 3 isoform X22 → MSIRTEQDYDSATPALQQQMNLARRACWRIKSSSSESLFKNIVSAKTDTDTVPPPPSKDKNKTRIEPQTAPAKRNTSSNWRDMFSKRMLLICALVLILGISQAQARPNTIAVGVAPGKVSQDILNPVTQLNLRQSTPVDAVDVSLDPTPSVRLPRAEPLKSGDQDAGESHKMERYPLSSVDFARVKTPFIIGIWILSASIAKIGFHMTPKLHLIFPESCLLIVVGVVIGVVLYFCTDVAVSPLTPNTFFFYMLPPIILDAGYFMPNRLFFDNLGTILLMAVVGTIFNIATIGGSLYACGKMGIYGESETPGLMDVFLFASLISAVDPVAVLAVFEEIHVNEILYIVVFGESLLNDAVTVVMYHMMESYNEIGLDKIIAQDIASGVGSFFVVALGGTAIGIIWGFLTGLVTRFTDHVRVIEPIFIFVMAYLAYLNAEIFHMSGILAITFCGITMKNYVESNISQKSHTTVKYALKMLSSSAETIIFMFLGVATVNNMHVWNTWFVVLTIAFCSVFRVIGVILLSALANRFRLHKLSRVDQFVMSYGGLRGAVAFALVLLVDENVVKQKNMFVTTTIAVIYFTVFLQGITIKPLVKILNVKRANKRKPTMNERIHERFMDHLMAGIEDIVGKTGNYNVRDKFKRFDNRFIRPLLIRDLKGAEPKIIETYSKLTMRDAMEVMRRNPSTIGQMTGTESMSALFRNYTNNYIGGSPSLTNLDNTCSRNLDMAELDYNPSKKDLTDARIHHLLAEELKPYRRHRRLSYSRHAVDDRDLSTQVNYKMQMNFRRMFNDRKHHKRSKRGASNKEAKENVKQNHVSFHDFQQNGTTKQLTNGTESSSNHSRKKSYRKRHTHNSLNKYRKLEIAEECQQNPNEINVVGPSDDWDDGLTFTAKSSPDSDRANNNSLIAHIQNLPGFDASKARIVVQHYAPRADDYPDTDLESPEQAIGPTAAELILPWRRDRSYQSIVAEHPIPEEDRNLSRESDGERRVATPTATESQLPWKRQGDECTDAVQQNEFPAWASNKEYLAYNSPSATFLGGINKPKQPKSVIGLFRRESSSSKAGSVGIGSTGAMDSAATGSDTMMVPMSSQPPNTPSSSMHNPRLDKRSQSISSSSLGAGAHQLGPEGHSGPFPITASHRRNVRRGSMLELSGDTIPEESSYQHGHSKSLCEPADSDEWEGAPLSTAGGANSELLMRMSGREPLLPRPSNTPRAQIRRMNAGAVGGAGVSQAGRKNQVTKALLDYEDSETDSDENDDDEDEDFDSYDDENIVVTTFTTPASGRRSGSSPGSGSEANTATTTTTSIRLTRNNDESII, encoded by the exons ATGAGCATCCGCACGGAGCAGGATTACGACAGTGCCACTCCGGCGCTGCAACAGCAAATGAATTTGGCCCGAAGAGCCTGCTGGAGGATCAAATCCTCCAGCTCGGAATCCCTCTTCAAAAATATAGTTTCTGCaaaaacagatacagatacagtaccaccaccaccatcaaaagataaaaacaaaacgagaaTAGAGCCACAGACAGCGCCCGCGAAACGCAACACATCCTCCAACTGGCGGGATATGTTCAGCAAGAGGATGCTGCTTATTTGCGCCCTAGTCCTGATCCTTGGAATTTCCCAGGCCCAGGCCCGGCCCAACACGATTGCTGTGGGAGTAGCTCCGGGAAAGGTCAGCCAAGATATTCTAAATCCGGTCACCCAGCTAAAT CTGCGCCAGTCGACGCCCGTGGATGCGGTAGATGTGAGCCTGGATCCAACGCCATCGGTGAGGTTGCCACGTGCCGAGCCATTGAAATCCGGTGACCAGGATGCCGGCGAGAGCCACAAAATGGAGCGGTATCCCCTCTCCAGTGTGGACTTTGCTCGGGTAAAGACGCCGTTCATCATCGGAATCTGGATCCTGTCGGCTAGTATAGCTAAAATCG GTTTCCATATGACGCCCAAGCTGCATCTAATATTTCCGGAATCGTGCCTCCTAATTGTCGTGGGCGTGGTAATTGGCGTGGTGCTCTATTTCTGCACCGATGTTGCCGTCTCCCCGCTGACTCCCAATACCTTCTTCTTCTACATGCTGCCACCGATTATCCTGGACGCAGGCTACTTTATGCCCAATAGATTGTTCTTCGACAACCTGGGCACCATCCTGCTGATGGCGGTGGTCGGAACCATCTTCAACATAGCCACCATCG GTGGCTCGTTGTACGCCTGCGGAAAGATGGGAATTTACGGGGAAAGCGAGACTCCGGGTCTAATGGACGTGTTTCTATTTGCCTCACTGATATCTGCTGTGGATCCGGTGGCCGTTTTGGCCGTATTCGAGGAGATACATGTGAATGAGATCCTGTATATTGTCGTCTTTGGCGAGTCCTTGCTGAACGATGCTGTCACG GTTGTGATGTACCACATGATGGAGTCCTACAATGAGATAGGCTTAGACAAAATCATCGCCCAGGACATCGCCAGCGGCGTGGGTTCCTTTTTTGTGGTTGCACTGGGTGGCACTGCCATAG GCATCATCTGGGGCTTTCTCACTGGCTTAGTAACCCGATTCACCGATCACGTGCGTGTCATAGAAcccattttcatatttgtgaTGGCGTACTTGGCGTATCTTAATGCGGAAATATTCCACATGAGCGGCATTTTAGC CATCACTTTCTGTGGTATCACAATGAAAAACTATGTGGAATCGAATATTTCACAAAAGTCGCATACGACTGTTAAATATGCCTTAAAGATGTTATCCAGTTCGGCGGAGACCATTATATTTATGTTCCTAGGCGTGGCCACTGTGAACAACATGCACGTATGGAATACGTGGTTTGTGGTATTGACCATTGCCTTCTGTTCAGTTTTTCGTGTAATTG GTGTCATTTTGCTATCGGCCCTTGCCAATCGCTTCCGTCTGCACAAATTGTCCCGGGTGGATCAGTTTGTGATGTCGTACGGAGGATTGCGTGGTGCAGTGGCCTTTGCCCTAGTACTGTTAGTGGACGAGAATGTGGTCAAGCAGAAGAACATGTTTGTTACCACAACGATAGCTGTGATTTACTTTACTGTCTTCCTGCAAGGAATCACTATTAAGCCGCTGGTGAAAATCCTTAATGTGAAGCGCGCTAATAAACGCAAGCCAACCATGAACGAGCGAATTCATGAAAGG TTCATGGATCACTTGATGGCTGGAATTGAGGATATAGTGGGCAAAACGGGCAACTACAATGTGCGGGATAAGTTCAAGCGTTTCGACAATCGCTTCATTCGTCCGCTGCTGATCAGAGATCTTAAG GGAGCTGAGCCAAAGATCATCGAGACGTACTCCAAACTGACAATGCGCGATGCCATGGAAGTCATGAGGCGAAATCCATCCACTATTGGCCAGATGACGGGAACCGAGTCTATGAGCGCCCTTTTCCGGAATTATACCAATAACTATATTGGCGGCAG TCCCAGTCTAACAAATCTAGACAATACTTGCTCACGTAATCTGGACATGGCTGAGCTGGATTATAATCCCTCTAAGAAGGATCTGACCGATGCCAGGATACATCATCTTTTGGCCGAAGAACTGAAGCCTTATAGAAGG CACCGTCGTCTTAGTTATAGCCGACACGCAGTAGATGACAGAGACTTGTCCACTCAG GTCAATTACAAGATGCAAATGAACTTCAGGCGCATGTTTAATGATCGAAAACATCACAAACGCAGCAAACGTGGTGCCAGCAACAAG GAGGCCAAGGAGAACGTTAAGCAGAATCACGTCTCTTTCCATGACTTTCAACAAAACGGCACCACTAAGCAGCTGACCAATGGTACGGAATCGAGTTCAAACCATTCACGAAAAAAATCGTACAGAAAAAGACATACTCACAATTCACTTAACAAATATCGTAAATTAGAAATAG CAGAAGAGTGCCAACAGAATCCCAACGAGATCAATGTTGTTGGCCCGAGCGACGATTGGGATGATGGCCTGACGTTCACCGCCAAATCATCAC CTGACTCGGACCGTGCCAATAACAATTCCCTGATAGCCCACATCCAAAACCTGCCGGGTTTCGATGCCTCCAAGGCCCGTATCGTCGTCCAGCACTATGCGCCCAGGGCCGACGACTATCCGGACACAGATCTAGAGTCCCCGGAACAGGCCATTGGGCCCACGGCCGCCGAATTGATATTGCCGTGGCGGCGGGATCGTTCATACCAGAGCATTG TGGCCGAACATCCCATTCCCGAGGAGGATCGTAATCTGTCCCGCGAATCCGACGGAGAAAGGCgtgtggccacgcccaccgccacGGAATCCCAGTTGCCTTGGAAACGGCAGGGTGACGAATGCAcggatgcagtgcagcagaACGAGTTCCCCGCTTGGGCCTCCAACAAGGAGTACTTGGCCTACAATTCCCCCAGTGCAACATTCCTAG GTGGTATAAACAAGCCTAAACAGCCAAAGTCCGTCATAGGTCTCTTCCGACGTGAGAGTTCTAGCTCGAAGGCCGGGAGCGTTGGCATCGGCAGCACAGGAGCCATGGACTCTGCCGCCACTGGCTCCGACACGATGATGGTGCCCATGTCCAGCCAGCCGCCCAACACTCCATCGTCGTCCATGCACAATCCGCGGCTGGACAAGCGCTCCCAGTCGATTTCGTCCAGTTCTCTGGGCGCTGGAGCGCATCAGCTAGGTCCGGAGGGTCATTCCGGCCCATTTCCGATTACGGCCAGTCACCGGCGGAACGTACGCAGGGGCTCCATGCTTGAGCTAAGCGG AGACACAATACCAGAGGAGTCGTCGTACCAGCATGGACACTCCAAGTCCTTGTGTGAGCCGGCGGACTCGGATGAATGGGAGGGAGCACCATTGTCCACAGCTGGTGGAGCGAACAGTGAGCTTTTAATGCGAATGAGCGGCAGGGAACCgctcctgccacgcccatccaACACGCCTCGTGCCCAGATCCGTCGCATGAACGCCGGTGCGGTGGGCGGGGCTGGCGTGAGTCAAGCGGGCCGGAAAAACCAGGTGACCAAGGCGCTGTTGGACTACGAGGATTCCGAAACCGACTCCGATGagaatgatgatgatgaggacgaggacTTTGATTCCTACGATGACGAAAACATTGTGGTCACCACTTTTACAACACCGGCCTCGGGCAGAAGATCGGGATCTAGTCCAGGATCCGGATCAGAAGCCAACACCGCCACTACCACCACGACTAGCATTAGGCTTACCCGCAACAACGACGAAAGCATCATTTGA